A genome region from Streptomyces sp. S4.7 includes the following:
- a CDS encoding PP2C family protein-serine/threonine phosphatase, which yields MIARRRGHGTRVAEMVPHALIATVVIVDLLAQSAVLLSLLAAPPALAAATSRPRAVAFVGALAIVVCAGIVVADETLAAGRGVAALGSVAFVALVAAYASVVRVRVVEKQRRTMRELVDVRAVADVAQAAILGPVPRNSGPIELAVSYTSAAVGARIGGDLYEAIPLTGGGVRLIVGDVQGKGLTAVQTAVTVLTAFRTRVLGAGSLQEVARHIENALRLREPSEKFVTAVLADCTEDGLVTLLNFGHPPPLVRRADGTVVPAEPDVPGPPLGLPQGLSKNFLDGSGTCSARLGPGDRLLFYTDGTTEARDIDGAFFELPETVRRLDHDDLDHDLAALRDALAAHTRRPLDDDAALLLLRLTGPAGNRPGTE from the coding sequence GTGATCGCCCGGCGCCGCGGGCACGGCACACGCGTCGCGGAGATGGTGCCGCACGCGCTGATCGCGACGGTCGTGATCGTCGACCTACTGGCGCAGTCCGCCGTCCTGCTGTCCCTGCTCGCCGCGCCCCCCGCTCTCGCCGCCGCCACGAGCCGGCCGCGCGCCGTCGCCTTCGTCGGCGCGCTCGCCATCGTCGTGTGCGCGGGTATTGTCGTCGCGGACGAGACCCTGGCGGCCGGCCGGGGTGTGGCCGCGCTGGGGTCGGTGGCGTTTGTCGCGCTCGTCGCCGCCTACGCCTCGGTCGTCCGTGTCCGGGTGGTGGAGAAGCAACGCAGAACCATGCGCGAACTCGTCGACGTACGGGCGGTCGCCGACGTCGCGCAGGCGGCGATTCTCGGTCCGGTGCCCCGGAACAGCGGTCCGATCGAGCTGGCGGTCTCCTACACCTCGGCGGCCGTGGGGGCGCGGATCGGCGGGGACCTCTACGAGGCCATTCCCCTGACCGGGGGAGGAGTCCGTCTGATCGTCGGAGACGTACAGGGCAAAGGGCTGACGGCGGTACAGACGGCGGTCACGGTCCTGACCGCCTTCCGCACCAGGGTGCTGGGAGCCGGCAGCCTCCAGGAGGTGGCGCGGCACATCGAGAACGCCCTGAGGCTCCGCGAGCCGTCCGAGAAGTTCGTCACGGCCGTCCTGGCCGACTGTACGGAGGACGGGCTGGTGACCCTGCTGAACTTCGGACATCCACCACCGCTCGTGCGCCGGGCGGACGGCACCGTCGTGCCGGCGGAGCCCGACGTACCGGGCCCGCCCCTGGGTCTGCCCCAAGGCCTGAGCAAGAACTTCCTCGACGGCTCCGGCACCTGCTCGGCGCGGCTGGGGCCCGGCGACCGGCTGCTGTTCTACACCGACGGCACCACCGAGGCCCGCGACATCGACGGCGCGTTCTTCGAGCTCCCCGAAACCGTCCGCCGTCTCGACCACGACGACCTCGACCACGACCTCGCGGCTCTGCGCGACGCGCTCGCCGCCCACACCCGGCGGCCGCTGGACGACGACGCCGCGCTGCTCCTGCTGCGCCTCACCGGCCCGGCCGGGAACCGGCCCGGCACCGAGTGA
- a CDS encoding DUF2630 family protein, which translates to MADDILRTIDTLVAEEHRLREQAPGKGLSAEERARFQDLEQRLDQCWDLLRRRRAGAESGEDPERVEPRPVAEVESYEQ; encoded by the coding sequence ATGGCGGACGACATTCTGCGGACGATCGACACGCTGGTCGCGGAGGAACACCGGCTGCGCGAACAGGCCCCCGGCAAGGGCCTCAGCGCGGAGGAACGCGCGCGGTTCCAGGACCTGGAACAGCGACTGGACCAGTGCTGGGACCTGCTGCGCCGACGCAGGGCGGGGGCCGAGAGCGGGGAGGACCCCGAGCGGGTCGAACCGCGTCCGGTCGCCGAGGTCGAGTCGTACGAACAGTAG
- a CDS encoding DMT family transporter, with the protein MISVLFAVLTAISNGSASVLQRRAAATAPDSDAMRLSLIGHLLRKPVWLAGIGLVMVAAVCQAVALATGPIAVVQPIFVIELPMTLLIASYVFRSRLPRATWYGVAAVTVGLAVGLGSAAPTGGSETVEDLSWVPALIVTGIFEAVVIAVALRTRNNTRAALLGLAAACAYALTAALLKDAVARLEGGSGVAAFFSSWQLYATAVAGISALFLLQNALQAGSLVASQPMLTLGDALISITYGVTLFGEGVRTGWWLVPELIAIALITAGCIELARSPLASGTSPPAPRAR; encoded by the coding sequence GTGATCAGTGTCCTGTTCGCCGTGCTGACCGCGATCAGCAACGGCTCCGCCTCCGTGCTCCAGCGGCGTGCCGCGGCCACCGCTCCCGACTCCGACGCCATGCGCCTGTCGCTGATCGGGCATCTGCTCCGCAAGCCCGTCTGGCTCGCCGGGATCGGGCTCGTGATGGTGGCGGCGGTCTGCCAGGCGGTGGCGCTGGCGACCGGCCCCATCGCCGTCGTACAGCCGATCTTCGTCATCGAGCTGCCCATGACGCTGCTGATCGCGAGCTATGTCTTCCGCTCCCGGCTGCCACGCGCCACCTGGTACGGCGTGGCCGCGGTGACCGTCGGGCTGGCGGTGGGACTCGGCTCTGCTGCGCCCACCGGTGGCAGCGAGACCGTGGAGGATCTCTCCTGGGTCCCGGCGCTGATCGTCACCGGGATCTTCGAGGCCGTGGTGATCGCCGTAGCGCTCCGGACCCGGAACAACACGCGTGCCGCGTTGCTGGGACTCGCGGCGGCGTGCGCGTACGCGCTGACCGCCGCGCTCCTCAAGGACGCCGTGGCCAGGCTCGAAGGAGGCTCGGGGGTCGCCGCGTTCTTCTCGTCCTGGCAGCTTTACGCCACGGCCGTCGCCGGGATCAGCGCGCTGTTCCTCCTCCAGAACGCCCTCCAGGCGGGCTCCCTGGTCGCGTCGCAGCCGATGCTGACGCTCGGCGACGCGCTGATCAGCATCACCTACGGTGTGACGCTGTTCGGTGAGGGCGTGCGTACCGGCTGGTGGCTGGTGCCGGAGCTCATCGCGATCGCCCTGATCACCGCGGGCTGTATCGAACTGGCCCGCTCCCCTCTGGCTTCGGGCACCTCCCCGCCCGCACCACGCGCGCGTTGA
- a CDS encoding neutral/alkaline ceramidase translates to MPPPTPRRSRSRVAVLALAAALGAASFTAPPPALASGAPASASGTAADGDHLVGRGIADVTGEAAETGMMGYSSFDQKTSGIHQRQRSRAFVVADRSSGKRVVYVNADLAMIFQSVQQGVISRLKERYGSLYGDENVLLSATHTHSGPGGYSHDVAYNLSVLGFQSGTYRAIVDGIVESVVKAHEDLKPGSISLGTGTLTNASVNRSRNAFDRNPAADRAAFPAGIDPAMTVLRFRQGDKDAGAISWFATHNTSITNKNTLISPDNKGYASYAWEHDLEGVRYLDNTPGFVAAFPNTNAGDMSPNLNLKPGSGPTEDEFENARILGERQLDKAREIYRDAKPVSGGVDSRLAYVDMENVTVNGAHTPDGKEHRTCPAVVGASTLAGSVEDGPAIPGFEEGMRTPVASIIEALHIDTPAWLATCQYPKASLVPTGLLSNVHPVTPKILPLQIMKIGDLHLVAGPGEFTITSGLRVRRTVAEQLGVPLDRVLLQGYANSYSQYVTTPEEYDAQQYEGGSTLYGRYTLPAYQQEYARVAASLRDGTTIDRGTAPPDESGRQFNFQTGVVYDSPPPNNAFGSVLTPPAPSYTRGRTATVEFATGHPKNNVRRGGTFLEVQRLVDGKWVRILDDGDWRTKYRWTRINGLTGTSKATVTWDIGADTAPGTYRIVHHGDSKNLLGKITPFTGTSPTFTVN, encoded by the coding sequence ATGCCACCCCCCACCCCCCGTCGCTCCAGAAGCAGAGTCGCCGTCCTGGCGCTCGCAGCGGCCCTGGGAGCGGCCTCGTTCACCGCCCCTCCCCCGGCCCTCGCCTCCGGAGCCCCGGCCTCGGCGTCGGGCACCGCCGCCGACGGCGACCATCTCGTCGGGCGCGGCATCGCCGACGTCACGGGCGAGGCCGCCGAGACCGGGATGATGGGCTATTCGAGCTTCGACCAGAAGACGTCCGGCATCCACCAGCGGCAGCGGTCGCGCGCGTTCGTCGTCGCCGACCGGTCGAGCGGCAAACGCGTGGTGTACGTCAACGCCGACCTCGCGATGATCTTCCAGTCCGTCCAGCAGGGCGTCATCTCACGCCTCAAGGAACGCTACGGCAGCCTCTACGGCGACGAGAACGTGCTGCTGTCCGCCACCCACACCCACTCGGGGCCCGGCGGATACTCCCACGACGTCGCGTACAACCTCTCCGTACTCGGCTTCCAGAGCGGTACCTACCGGGCGATCGTCGACGGCATAGTGGAGTCCGTCGTCAAGGCGCACGAGGATCTGAAACCCGGCTCCATCAGTCTGGGCACCGGCACGCTCACCAACGCCAGTGTCAACCGTTCCCGAAACGCCTTCGACCGCAATCCGGCGGCCGACCGCGCCGCCTTCCCCGCGGGCATCGACCCGGCGATGACCGTGCTGCGCTTCCGGCAGGGCGACAAGGACGCCGGCGCGATCAGCTGGTTCGCGACCCACAACACCTCGATCACCAACAAGAACACGCTCATCAGCCCCGACAACAAGGGCTACGCCTCCTACGCGTGGGAACACGACCTGGAGGGTGTGCGCTATCTCGACAACACACCGGGGTTCGTCGCGGCCTTTCCCAACACCAACGCCGGCGACATGTCCCCCAACCTCAATCTGAAGCCGGGATCGGGCCCGACCGAGGACGAGTTCGAGAACGCGCGCATCCTCGGCGAACGCCAGCTCGACAAGGCCCGCGAGATCTACCGGGACGCCAAGCCCGTCAGCGGCGGTGTGGACTCCCGGCTCGCCTACGTCGACATGGAGAACGTGACCGTGAACGGGGCCCACACCCCGGACGGCAAGGAGCACCGCACCTGCCCCGCCGTCGTGGGCGCGTCCACGCTCGCGGGCAGCGTCGAGGACGGTCCGGCGATCCCCGGCTTCGAGGAGGGCATGCGTACCCCGGTCGCCTCCATCATCGAAGCGCTGCACATCGATACCCCTGCCTGGCTCGCGACGTGCCAGTACCCGAAGGCGAGCCTCGTCCCCACGGGTCTGCTGAGCAACGTCCACCCGGTCACCCCGAAGATCCTGCCCCTGCAGATCATGAAGATCGGCGACCTCCATCTCGTGGCCGGTCCGGGAGAGTTCACCATCACCTCCGGGCTCCGTGTCCGCCGCACCGTGGCGGAGCAGCTCGGTGTCCCGCTCGACCGGGTACTGCTCCAGGGGTACGCCAACTCCTACAGCCAGTACGTGACGACGCCGGAGGAGTACGACGCCCAGCAGTACGAGGGCGGCTCCACCCTCTACGGCCGGTACACGCTGCCCGCCTACCAGCAGGAGTACGCGCGGGTCGCGGCGTCCCTGCGCGACGGCACCACGATCGACCGGGGCACGGCGCCGCCGGACGAGTCGGGCCGGCAGTTCAACTTCCAGACCGGTGTCGTCTACGACAGCCCGCCCCCCAACAACGCGTTCGGCTCCGTGCTGACCCCGCCGGCCCCGTCGTACACCCGCGGTCGGACCGCGACCGTCGAGTTCGCGACCGGGCACCCGAAGAACAACGTGCGCCGGGGCGGCACCTTCCTGGAGGTGCAGCGGCTGGTCGACGGCAAGTGGGTGCGGATCCTGGACGACGGCGACTGGCGGACGAAGTACCGGTGGACGCGGATCAACGGGCTCACCGGCACGTCGAAGGCCACGGTCACCTGGGACATCGGAGCCGACACCGCACCCGGGACCTACCGAATCGTGCACCACGGTGACTCGAAGAACCTCCTCGGAAAGATCACGCCGTTCACGGGGACGTCCCCGACCTTCACGGTGAACTGA
- a CDS encoding aldo/keto reductase — translation MGPTQDARTLPLPSGEHVPVLGQGTWGWAQDPARRGSEKESLLLGMDLGMTLIDTAEMYGQGAAEELVGETLAARRDEAFLVTKVLPYNAGRMDTVNACERSLKRLRTDRIDLYLLHWRASVPLQETVSAFDELLRAGKIRHWGVSNFDPADLREMAEVPGAEAIAANQVLYNPTRRGIEYDLLPLCQERGIPVMAYSPVEQGRLLTAPVLEAVAGRHGVTAAQVALAWVLSRAGVVAIPRAGRPEHVRDNHAALALDLTDDDHADLDAAFPPARGPVPLEML, via the coding sequence ATGGGACCGACACAGGACGCGCGCACTCTGCCACTGCCCTCGGGAGAACACGTTCCCGTGCTGGGACAGGGCACATGGGGCTGGGCGCAGGACCCGGCGCGGCGGGGGAGCGAGAAGGAGTCCCTGCTCCTGGGGATGGACCTGGGCATGACCCTGATCGACACGGCCGAGATGTACGGGCAGGGCGCCGCGGAGGAACTGGTCGGTGAGACCCTCGCCGCCCGCCGCGACGAGGCATTCCTGGTGACGAAGGTCCTGCCGTACAACGCCGGCCGCATGGACACCGTCAACGCCTGCGAACGCAGCCTGAAACGCCTGAGGACCGACCGGATCGATCTCTACCTGCTGCACTGGCGCGCCTCGGTTCCGCTTCAGGAGACGGTCTCCGCGTTCGACGAACTGCTCCGCGCGGGCAAGATCCGACACTGGGGCGTAAGCAACTTCGACCCGGCCGATCTGCGGGAGATGGCCGAGGTACCCGGCGCAGAGGCGATCGCCGCGAACCAGGTCCTCTACAACCCGACCCGGCGCGGCATCGAGTACGACCTGCTGCCCCTGTGCCAGGAGCGCGGCATTCCGGTCATGGCCTACTCGCCGGTGGAGCAGGGACGGCTGCTCACCGCCCCGGTGCTGGAGGCGGTGGCCGGCCGCCACGGCGTCACGGCGGCCCAAGTGGCCCTGGCCTGGGTCCTGAGCCGCGCCGGAGTCGTCGCGATTCCCCGGGCGGGCCGGCCCGAGCACGTCCGCGACAACCACGCCGCGCTCGCGCTCGACCTCACCGACGACGACCACGCCGACCTCGACGCGGCCTTCCCGCCCGCCCGGGGCCCGGTCCCGCTGGAGATGCTGTGA
- a CDS encoding cysteine desulfurase-like protein translates to MTYDVAATRARFPALRAGVAHFDGPGGTQTPTPVIEAITDALSGPLSVRGSVAPGEINAERIVGDFRRAMADLLGAEAEGIVVGRSATQLTYDFSRVLAGSWAPGDEVVVSRLDHDANIRPWLRAAERAGAVVRWADFDPATGELSPETVGALLTDRTRLVAVTAASNLIGTRPDVAAIADLVHRAGALLYVDGVHFAAHALVDVAELGADFVVCSPYKFFGPHHGVLAASPRLLETLRPDKLAPSTDVVPERFELGTLPYEALAGTRAAVDFLADLAPDTTGDRRDRLRSAYAAIGAHEGALRESVEQALSRLDGVTLHSRAALRTPTMLLTFADHAATDAHRFLARSRVHAPAGSFYALEASRHLGLGDTGGLRVGLSAYNDADDVDRLVTALSAFLRS, encoded by the coding sequence ATGACGTACGACGTCGCCGCGACGCGTGCCCGGTTTCCCGCCCTGCGGGCCGGTGTCGCGCACTTCGACGGCCCCGGAGGCACGCAGACGCCCACGCCCGTCATCGAGGCGATCACCGACGCGCTGAGCGGTCCGCTCTCCGTCAGGGGCTCCGTGGCGCCGGGGGAGATCAACGCCGAGAGGATCGTCGGCGACTTCCGCCGGGCCATGGCCGATCTCCTGGGCGCGGAGGCCGAGGGGATCGTCGTCGGGCGCAGCGCCACACAGCTCACCTACGACTTCTCCCGTGTCCTGGCCGGGAGTTGGGCACCCGGCGACGAGGTGGTGGTGAGCCGGCTGGACCACGACGCCAACATCCGCCCCTGGCTGCGGGCCGCCGAACGGGCCGGTGCCGTCGTTCGATGGGCGGACTTCGACCCGGCGACGGGTGAACTGTCCCCGGAGACCGTCGGCGCCCTGCTCACCGACCGGACGCGGCTGGTCGCGGTGACCGCGGCCTCGAACCTGATCGGGACCCGGCCGGACGTCGCGGCCATCGCCGACCTGGTCCACCGGGCGGGCGCGCTGCTGTACGTGGACGGTGTGCACTTCGCCGCGCACGCCCTGGTGGACGTCGCGGAACTCGGCGCGGACTTCGTCGTCTGCTCGCCGTACAAGTTCTTCGGCCCCCACCACGGCGTACTCGCCGCGTCCCCACGGCTGTTGGAGACCCTGCGACCGGACAAGCTCGCGCCGTCCACCGATGTCGTACCGGAGCGCTTCGAACTCGGCACCCTGCCCTACGAAGCCCTCGCGGGCACGCGCGCCGCGGTGGACTTCCTCGCGGATCTCGCCCCCGACACGACCGGTGACCGGCGCGACCGGCTCCGGTCCGCCTACGCGGCGATCGGAGCGCACGAGGGCGCCCTGCGCGAGAGCGTCGAACAAGCGCTGTCCCGTCTCGACGGCGTGACACTGCACTCCCGCGCCGCGCTGCGGACACCCACGATGCTGCTCACATTCGCCGACCACGCCGCGACCGACGCCCACCGCTTCCTCGCCCGATCCCGGGTCCACGCCCCGGCGGGTTCCTTCTACGCCCTGGAAGCCTCCCGCCACCTCGGCCTGGGCGACACGGGCGGCCTGCGCGTGGGCCTGTCCGCGTACAACGACGCAGACGACGTCGACCGGCTCGTAACGGCCCTGTCGGCCTTCCTCCGCTCCTGA
- a CDS encoding alpha/beta hydrolase, translating to MPFATAKDGTQIYYKDWGAGRPVVFSHGWPLIADAWDPQMKVMADNGFRAVAHDRRGGGRSGQTWEGNDLDTYADDLAAVIEAADLRDIILVGHSTGGGEVTRYIGRHGSGRVAKAVLLGAIPPLMLKTEANPEGLPIDVFDEIRDGVEKDRSQFYKELSAAFYGANRDGSTVSQGTRDEFWLWGMTVGIKGAYDCVKAFSETDLTEDLKRFDVPTLIVHGDDDQIVPIVAAGDKSSQLVKDVTYKVYQGAPHGLAMVPEFAERFNTDLLQFARS from the coding sequence ATGCCCTTCGCCACCGCCAAGGACGGCACACAGATCTACTACAAGGACTGGGGCGCGGGCCGGCCCGTTGTTTTCTCGCACGGCTGGCCGCTCATCGCCGACGCCTGGGACCCCCAGATGAAAGTGATGGCGGACAACGGCTTCCGCGCCGTGGCCCACGACCGGCGCGGCGGCGGACGCTCCGGCCAGACCTGGGAAGGCAACGACCTCGACACCTACGCCGACGACCTCGCGGCGGTCATCGAGGCCGCCGATCTGCGCGACATCATCCTGGTCGGCCACTCGACGGGCGGCGGAGAGGTCACGCGCTACATCGGCAGGCACGGCTCCGGCCGGGTCGCCAAGGCGGTACTGCTGGGAGCGATCCCGCCCCTCATGCTCAAGACGGAAGCGAATCCCGAAGGGCTCCCGATCGATGTCTTCGACGAGATCCGCGACGGTGTGGAGAAGGACCGTTCGCAGTTCTACAAGGAACTCAGCGCCGCGTTCTACGGTGCCAATCGCGATGGTTCGACCGTCAGCCAGGGGACCCGCGACGAGTTCTGGCTGTGGGGGATGACGGTCGGAATCAAGGGCGCCTACGACTGTGTGAAGGCGTTCTCCGAGACCGACCTCACCGAAGACCTCAAGCGGTTCGACGTGCCCACGCTGATCGTTCACGGCGACGACGACCAGATCGTTCCGATCGTGGCCGCCGGCGACAAGTCCTCCCAGCTCGTCAAGGACGTGACCTACAAGGTCTATCAGGGCGCGCCCCACGGGCTGGCGATGGTGCCCGAGTTCGCGGAGCGGTTCAACACGGATCTCCTGCAGTTCGCACGTAGTTGA
- a CDS encoding TOPRIM nucleotidyl transferase/hydrolase domain-containing protein, translating into MADMGSFQEAVVAWAAGGPGERAHELAASLPVRAAVLLEGPSDVAAVNALAARRGRNLAAEGICVLSMGGAMSVGRFVSLLGPPGLGVRLTGLCDEQERSFYDRALERAGAARQGFFVCAADLEDELIRALGAARVQELVREEGDLRALQTFLRQPAQQGRTSQQQLRRFLGTKKGRKIQYGRVLVEALEPDRVPAPLDGLLTSL; encoded by the coding sequence GTGGCAGACATGGGTTCGTTCCAGGAGGCGGTCGTCGCGTGGGCGGCCGGCGGCCCCGGCGAGCGGGCCCACGAGCTCGCCGCGAGTCTGCCCGTCCGGGCGGCCGTCCTGCTCGAAGGCCCGAGCGACGTCGCGGCGGTCAACGCGCTGGCCGCGAGACGCGGCCGGAACCTGGCGGCCGAAGGGATCTGCGTCCTGTCGATGGGCGGTGCGATGAGCGTCGGTCGCTTCGTGAGCCTCCTCGGCCCGCCCGGCCTCGGCGTCCGTCTGACGGGACTCTGCGACGAACAGGAGCGCAGCTTCTACGACCGCGCGCTGGAGCGGGCCGGCGCGGCGCGGCAAGGGTTCTTCGTCTGCGCGGCGGATCTGGAGGACGAGCTCATCCGCGCGCTGGGTGCCGCACGCGTGCAGGAACTCGTACGGGAGGAAGGAGACCTGCGCGCGCTCCAGACCTTTTTGCGCCAGCCCGCGCAACAGGGCCGCACCTCACAGCAGCAGCTGCGGCGCTTTCTGGGCACGAAGAAGGGGCGAAAGATCCAGTACGGCCGCGTCCTGGTCGAGGCCCTCGAACCCGACCGCGTACCGGCGCCGCTCGACGGCCTGCTCACCAGCCTCTGA